TCCAACTAGTAGGGATGAAGAAAGATGCATATAGTAGTACCCCCTCTGTTTTCTATGGCATACATTTATGCCTTAAAGAAGAGAGCATACCACTGCACATATGCAGTCAAGTAGTAAGATACAAGAATTCAGGTGGAATCAACTTACTGAAACATCCCTTAGGATCGGAGATACCAAGTCGAGTCCCCTGCACACAAAATGAGAAGAAATTAGATCATAAGAAAAATGTTTTCCAATGTGTTGCACAGATAACAGGATTGTGAGATTCAATGTCATCAGATTACCTGACCACCAGCCAATAAGACAACGGCCAGCTTCCCTTCTGAAATGGCTCTCAGCCCCTTCTTCCACCACCGTTCTTTGTCCTCTGAAGACCTATCCTCCACCCTGGAGACACTGGATTCCGGTACGGGCTCGACAGCGGGCGCCAGAAAACCTGTGCTTAGCAAGTTCACCACATTAACTAAGACTGCCAATCAAAGATACACATGGCATAGTGTTCTTCGCTGTAATGAACGATAGATTATTCAACTAAAAGACCTCTAACCTTGCGATCCAAGAGAACGTCGAATGATCCGATCAATCCTTGAAAGATCCAGACTCTGCGATATAGTAGTATGAACAGCTCCATCAGACAGTGTATTCAGTAACACACAAAACGGTAAACAAATGCTGCAAATTTGGATTGTGGCGTGAGCCGAGGATCCAAGGCAACTTATCCAACTGGATACAATGAAGTGATGGAGATTTACACCTCCCATTCTCCACAAATCTTAGCAGCATTCGCAActcagaaacaaaaaaaaaaaaactccagcTGACAACCGAATCAGCAAGCAGAATTCCAACTTAAAACAGAGTTACCTGTCTCATAATCCCGACGCGGAAACAGATATGCAGAAAGAATAAAAAAAACTCGAATCAAAACCTTTGCCGACAATTCCAACGCGCAATGCAAGACCAAATCTTTACCCCGCGCCGACTACGAGCGAAATCTTGGTCCCCGAACAACCGAGACCGCGGCGACATTGGGCTCACCTCGATGTCCCGGACGAGGAGGTCCCGGTCCTCGGGCGAGAGCTCGTCCCAGAGCGCGAAGGCGCCCTCCTGGCCGTAGTCCTTCATCCTCTCCAGCAGCGCCTGCGGCGGCGCCGCGCCCCACCTCCCGACCGGCCCCACCGGCGCCACCGACCCAACCATCATCTCCTTCATCTCGCCGCGCGCGGCAACACAAGAAGCGGAAGGCAGACGGCGGGTGGCGAGGCGAGGGGAGATTAGCAGAGAATTATCAGGTAGAGATCAAGAGGGGATCCGTGATTGGGCAATGATACGCTGTGGCCAGCCAGCTCGGAATGTTCGCCGGTGCGTGGGCCGCCGCGCGAGGTTATATACCACGGGCGCGTGATGCCTGTGCAGTGCATCGCAGCTGTGCAGTGTAGGTGTCGCTCCTCGATCCTCACTGGATTTTGGATTGGAGCAGGTTGCGTAGATACAAGGCAAACAcgtgccatggcggcgacgccatttgGTTGTTACGATAACCATGTTTGGTTTGACAGACACACTTGTGTATACCTGTTATCATTTGGTTAACCTTTTTTCCTTTTTGCTATTTGTTCAACAGCAAATTGTAAGATAGGGTGTGGCTAGTTCTTTACTGAAAATTAACTTAGTTCTTAGTTAGATGACATAATTAAATTTTAATTGCAATTTATGAATAGAATGAACCATGAAGCAAATATAACAGTTCGGAGTATTTTTTTAAATTGCAGCTCCACTTTTCAGTTGCAACCGGAAAAACTCGGTTCAAATTCAACTTGCAATTTATATGCACGAATCATGATGTAATAAAACAATGTAGAACTTGACTAAGCACTAACTTAGCTAGCTGAGAACTAGCAAACCCTCTATAATAGAACCGCATCATGGTTAAAATTGACAAATTAACAACAAGCTGGTCAAGCAACATGATTATCATTACCAGCCGGGGACTTGATCATCAATACCATATAAATCTATACTATGTTCAGTGCAAACTGTTGTTCACTACAGTCTTTGCCGCTTGTTCCATTTTGGGGTTGGTCATGCATGTGATTTTTAGTATTCTTTCCTTTTCATAATTAACATAGCTTTGTTtatataataaaatatatttagaTACACTTTTATCTAGATAAAGCCGTGTCAgttaatttgaaatgtaggtagtAGTACATTGTTTCTAGCACCTGGGAAATGAGCCTAGCTATACAGTACATGTGTTCTTACCATATGAGAAATGGTCTCTGTACAAGAGTGGCTAGTGCATCCAGCTTCAAATTCATTCATGACGTACCACCAGCACCAGACCTACCCCTGGCAGTTGATAAAGTGTTACACTTGCTTTGCATTCATGCTGTCATGGGCCACAGTGAATTAATTGGCATGCATATCAATGCATACGAAGAACAGGGAAACATGTTGCAGTATTGCAATCTCAGATACTACAACAGTACTGTATAGTTGAGTACATTATCTGGTAAGCGGGGTAGGGCACCTTATCTTAAGCTTCTGAATGATAATTAATTAACTAGACATATATCTCCAAAATATCATTTGACAAGAAGTTCATAGTCACTTCTTATAGGGAGTGGAGGTTTAAAGCTCAGGCTACGCATGATTCTTTTTTAACCATCAAAAATAATATTTTCAAGTTCCAAAAAATTTCAACCAAAATTCTAGATATAGAAAATTACGCGCTCTATCAACTTGAAAAACTCTTAACGCGATATACCCTGTATTTTAGGCTGCACAAAAATGGCGGCATCAAAAGTAGTGAACAATGCAAATATTTAATCCTTCGAATTTTGTCagattttatcatttttttgttgagaaacacagtataaacgcagacgctcacatacacgcgcatacactcatccCTATGAAGGCACACACgtgcaccctacccctatgagcatcaCCGGAAGACTGGCGGAttgaatcttgaaattgacgaagtcaccatatGCGTCTCACTGTCGACGGGaatgtcgcctcccactgaatgaatgttccgcctttatgagacacacagatgtcaaacctgaggTTTGATCTCTGGTGGGCTAGGGGTACAACCACCCACCTAACCACGTAACCTCGGGTTTGTTCTCTAATTTTATCATTTCTGTTAAGCCCATCAAATAAGTCATTCCGGGTTGACATATTGTGTGTTGATAGGGTACATCAATATCTACATTTAGAAATTTCTTCCATGTTTTCTTTGAAACTTTGCGTGTTTTCCAATTTTAGAAAAAACCAAGCTCCATGTAGCTCGAGCTCTAAAGTGGTTTTTTCGCTTCTTGTGATAATAGTATATATCCATATGATCCCAGTGGCAATTTCTTTGCTCCGTGAGCGTTTTCACCAGTCTAGTTGGTGCATAATTAAAACTCAATATAAACACTGCATAATTAATTGAATCGGTTGGATTAATGGATGCAACTAGAGAACTGACAAGACAGACGGATCACCGACAGGACAACCTGATGAATCGACCAAAGGCTTGAATTCCAAGTTAGGTTGTCTTTCTGCCCAAAGAAAGGTGCCACCATGATTTTCTATCTCTCTGGTTGCAGGATCCGCTACCAATAGCAGCCTAGCTTTTACAGCCTTCTCTCTCTAGATCCTTTTTGCTCTCTCTCTCTAGATTCTTTTTCTGTCACTACCTACATGTATATATGATGCAGCATTTTTCTTGGGCGTGCACCTCACTCAAGAGATGGGTAGCAAGCAGACCAAATCCAAAATGCATGATGTGAAAATGTGAACCGTTTATATATATCATCAACCAACGGTTTGGTGATGCGTCGCTCGATGGGAGAAGATGACCATGCATCGCATCACATCGACGTCTAGAAAAGGTGtattttttattttggttttctgTCGAGTGGACGGTAGGAGTAGATGCAACCGCATGCACCAACCGGCCGGGCTGTAGTGCGagtgcggtgcagaaatgaatgGTAAGATGATCAGGCACCTGACACGGACCGCACGGTGGTCAGGCTGGAAAACAAAAGGTTAAATTGGCATGATAAGTTGCCCTGCAGGCACGCAAGCATTGGCACATGAAGTCCTCCACCTTTGGAATCCCTTCGAGAAATTCAGAGGAAATGGTAGTAACTAACTATGTTTTTTTCTTCTTAGTTTCAAAGTGGTGCGTCAAAGGATTTCTATTTCAAAACAACACATCTCCAAATGAACAAGAAGTGAGATATTGGCGAAATCCTACTCAACGCCTTAACGTCAGAGAAGAACAGTAGACAAGAATTGGTAAAACTGGCAGCTACATGACGAGAAGCCCAAAAAATAAAATTTAGAAAACATGAAGCTTACTAACTTTGACTCTGGTGAATCTATTGATTGATTTGGTATTAGAAATTTGTGCTGCTTTACGCCTTATTCATTAGAACAGAGGGAGGAGAAAGTATTGAACACTAACTTTTTCGAGAATACACCCTGGAAGGTGTACTAATCATATAGAAGAAAAGGCAAGAAATCCTGAGCCACAGGTATTAATGCCAACAAGGGGTGGTAGCTCCCCTCAAAAACAAAAGCCTAATGTACACCCCTCCACGAAAAAGGAAAAGGCTCAGGAAATCCAAAGGACTCTGAGCGGAAAAGCCTAGCTACACACCATCTCTGGTACTTCTCCGTAATCCTATGCCTAATGGTCGCCGCCGCCAGGGTGGCGCCATTGAACACCACATCATTCCAATGCCTCCAGATACACCAGAAAACACTAACTAGCTCGACACAAATTAAAGAATCAATCACAACAGCACAAATTTGAGGGAATCCTATTCCATTGTGTGCAACGAACCTGAAGAAACGATTCCAATAAGTTTTCAACCATAGTTGGTGTTGGTTTCTTTTAGTAATGGACTGAGAAACACCAAATGCGTCGGCCTTATCAACGATAGTAGGTGTTGGATTCTTTTCGCTGCTACGGCCAGTGGCTGCTTTAGCActgcattcatcatcatcatattatgttcACAGGTCTCAAGTCGCTGTCATGCAAGCTAATTAGCTAAACCTGTAGCTGCAACGGAACCTGACATccgaactagaaacactcaattaAGCTGATGGTTTTTGGAAAGGAATGAATGGATGTGTAGTCGATGGACATTAAGCCTTTAACCAAAACAAGCTGAATTTGCTTAGATAGGTAGACCAATATGCAAAATATTGCTAGACTTTCCAATTTTAACTTTACCAAAGTTTTTATCATTTTGACACCTTGCACGCCCGCATGAATTTTGAGGAGAGCCGGGAACTGGCTTTCCTGGATATCTCTGCAACTGCCAGGTGGTCACCAGTACATTTTCTTGCGTCAAAGTTGTGAACTGGGGACAATCATGCACATTATAAGTTTCTCATATCAAGGAAAATATTTCCTCACCGAACAAAACTCAAAAAAAGTCATGTCATCAGTGTACTAAAAAGTCAGGAAAATATTTTCTACCAACAAAGAAAATAATAAGAAACTCGCAACGCAATATGGACAGCTCAATTACAGCAAAGCACGCAAGTAACAAAGAAATGCCTAGTTGATGGCAAAATCTCACGAGTTAAGAGGCACCACACAGACAATGTACTGCAAGTCTATAACATATCCAAGCGAAGAATATGCTTGCTCCCTAAAAAAAAGTTTCTTAGTGATGTTCATTAGCACATTACTATTCTGTTCAAAGGTGCATCTCATCATGAGATAGCATGGATATCGGGGATCATATAGTGTTAGGCTCAGATTCTCTAGTCTATTATAGGAGCTGCAGCTTGAGTGGGCAACTAGCAATCATGCACTATTTTTTAGCCTGCATACCCCCATTTGGAAGCCTTGTCAGCATTGTTTGCACTATCTGTTAACTTATAAGCAGATAAGGCACACTTGAGTACCTGTACAGATGATAAAAGTGCCAGTAGACGGTTCTGTATTATCACAAGATCATCTCCCAATTAAAGATTGACAAGTGATGAAGATCGGATAAGATTTAATTTGCATTGAGAAACTTTGACCTCTAGCCTCAGTCACAGTGCAAggtagtgtgtgtgtgtgtgtctgtgTGGACCTCTCAACTTCTTTTGATGTCTGATTACTGGTCCTGGAATAGTTCAGAGGACCACAGGCACAGATTAGACCATTGATCTGTACTTCCATGGCATCCAATGCATCGCCATCCCAACAACTGTTGCAAGCAAGTTCAATTATTACCCAACCACAGTGTACATGGCAAAACAAAATACAAGGTGCAACTGCCAGCCACACTGATGTACTTCAAGAATCAATGAAGAGAGTGGTACATCACAACAACATTTGACACTCCATCAAAAGAGAGATTCGATCAGGGACAGTAAAACAGAAGCTAAATTCAGGCAGAACTTAGTCCAGTTCAGATCAAATGTCTTACATGCAGACAGAGTGAACCCCAGCCACGAAAATAAAAGGGGGTGCCACAATGCTGCCGGCATCGCTATCTGCTAACCACACGATGAACGGAGTTATTGGTCAGCTTACTACCCAAAAGGTCTATCAAGTCTAGCATATGATGATATGGATCGATCCACTACTAGCCACAACAAGGTACAATCTTTCTTACAACATGCATCCTTGTCAAGGTACCTAACGGTGACGAGCACTAAGATAAGAAGCCTAGCTATGACCCAAACTAAGGATTTTTTTATTATTTGCATTTCAGCAGTTGTCGCATATACTCGGTGGAGTTCATTGGGGAGGGAACCAACCACTGCTGTAGAGATTATCTGATTGCCTAGGCATTGGCAGCCTGACACGGTCTACTTGCGCATGGTTCTTCCCATCATAAGTGGAAGAGGAACAATTCGACGCTGCCCCTTTGTTCAAGTTCTGTGGTGGAAGCAAGTAGTTTGCGACGGCTAGATTGTTGTCAAGAACAGGGATCTCACCTGTAAGAGTCTTGAATGCAAACTCAAGGCATGGATCCCCTCTGGTCAAGTCCGGTGGTGGAATGAAGTAGTTTGCATCAGCTAGATTGTTGTCAGGAACAGGGATATCACCTGTAAGAGTCTTGAATGCAAACTCAAGGCATGGATCTGACAAGATACCTCGCAGCAGCGACGATAAGGAGGAACCAGGCATATCATCAGCTGTTTCAAAGAGCCCAGTCTGTTGTGGTGGAACATGTAACTCAGAAGGCGCATTTTGGTATCTAACATCTGTTATAGAGCATGCAACAGATGTTCCTGGTATCTGTTCATGAGCTGAAGGACACTTATCTCCAGGATGTTCAGAAGCACTTGCGATATGTGCTCCATCTTTCTTCCAAGGAAGTAAAGAGGGTATAGCCTTTGATTTAGGATTTTTGACCAGCTTTGTTGGTTTTAACTGAACGGCAATATCTGTTTGTGTGCTGACAGGCGAATCTCTGAGCACATTACTGGTTTCCTGGTTGTGTTTCAATTCCTGGTTGACTTTAAGTGCAGTTAAACGAGGCGACGCTCGAAGAGGTGTAGAAACCTGTTTCGCAGGTTTAGTTCGTTGTTTCTTTCCCTTGGATTTTGGCCCCACATTTGCATTTTCTCTCCCAGTTGATTCATGCTTCAGAGACTGATTGTTCACGCTTGCCTTCTGAAGCTCTAACTCGGTTAGCCTCCCTAGGGAGACACCCTCGTGTTCTGATAATGGCATGTTTCCAGCATTCTCTCTACTCTTTGGATTCGACTCATGAGCACTATCCATTTGTATGTTATCTGAAGTTCCTTCTGCCTGTATATTTCAAAATAGAGGTTAAGATGGTGCACTAATAACTAAATAGAAAAGACAAACATAGGTAACAAACAAAGATCCTTGGAATTCACTCATCTGCAGTATAGCAGAAATCTGAGGGCATCGGCAGTTCATTGACAACTACAATGCTGATGCTTAAGGTCAGCATAGGAAAATTTAACCATCCCCAACTTCGTATCAAAATTTCTTCAGCATTTTAATATTTTCGTGCCCCTTCTCTCTTATATTTTAAAATACCATAATTTCAATGGGTGTGTTGCATTGTAGCAAATTGTCGCAATTTCTTAGGTGCATCAGGAAACCATCCATTTACTGGTGTACTTCAGCAAACGAAATACTTTTGCATTATCTTAGAACTAATTTTA
This region of Lolium perenne isolate Kyuss_39 chromosome 2, Kyuss_2.0, whole genome shotgun sequence genomic DNA includes:
- the LOC127336206 gene encoding uncharacterized protein gives rise to the protein MVGSKNEPAGDGLPDGWSKEYRPRKVRPGARARRDMFYIDPTNSYEFRSLKDVYRHLESQDASNSAETPNKRKVEDLQIPENRFHHAEGTSDNIQMDSAHESNPKSRENAGNMPLSEHEGVSLGRLTELELQKASVNNQSLKHESTGRENANVGPKSKGKKQRTKPAKQVSTPLRASPRLTALKVNQELKHNQETSNVLRDSPVSTQTDIAVQLKPTKLVKNPKSKAIPSLLPWKKDGAHIASASEHPGDKCPSAHEQIPGTSVACSITDVRYQNAPSELHVPPQQTGLFETADDMPGSSLSSLLRGILSDPCLEFAFKTLTGDIPVPDNNLADANYFIPPPDLTRGDPCLEFAFKTLTGEIPVLDNNLAVANYLLPPQNLNKGAASNCSSSTYDGKNHAQVDRVRLPMPRQSDNLYSSGWFPPQ